One genomic region from Quercus robur chromosome 4, dhQueRobu3.1, whole genome shotgun sequence encodes:
- the LOC126720251 gene encoding probable serine/threonine-protein kinase PBL1 — MALQDSNPVLLDFSLRPDCTIAKRYPCTVYYGYDGYIDPLFVHNGFWVKRADVFSFGIVLLGLITKFVFDQSECEAAREFPAGWAQRQYQQKLNSSLQPVGCLLVHKSFDSAPDFDVCDGVAITKLAVHCADLDERKRPTMTQIVNYLQGIPLFSGNFGDALLRGGLIDEWDTQSTEETAGNKKNRNAENERKSLLPLFDHED, encoded by the exons ATGGCTCTGCAGGATTCCAATCCAGTGTTACTTGACTTTAGTCTGCGACCTGATTGTACCATTGCGAAACGGTATCCATGCACAGTATATTACGGTTATGATGGCTATATTGATCCACTTTTTGTTCACAATG GTTTTTGGGTGAAGAGAGCCGATGTCTTTTCATTTGGTATTGTACTTTTAGGGCTCATTACTAAATTTGTCTTTGATCAATCCGAGTGCGAAGCTGCTCGTGAATTTCCTGCAGGATGGGCACAGAGACAGTACCAGCAGAAGTTGAATTCTAGCTTACAACCAGTTGGCTGTTTACTTGTTCATAAGAGCTTTGACAGTGCACCAGATTTTGATGTTTGTGATGGAGTGGCAATTACAAAGCTGGCAGTGCACTGTGCGGACTTAGATGAAAGGAAACGCCCTACAATGACACAAATTGTTAATTATCTGCAGGGTATACCTCTTTTCTCTGGGAATTTTGGTGATGCTTTACTGCGGGGAGGTTTAATAGATGAATGGGACACACAATCTACAGAAGAAACTGCTGGGAACAAAAAAAACAGAAATGCAGAGAATGAAAGGAAATCTCTTTTGCCGTTGTTTGATCACGAAGACTAA